Proteins encoded within one genomic window of Macaca fascicularis isolate 582-1 chromosome 16, T2T-MFA8v1.1:
- the MAPK7 gene encoding mitogen-activated protein kinase 7 isoform X5, with translation MESDLHQIIHSSQPLTLEHVRYFLYQLLRGLKYMHSAQVIHRDLKPSNLLVNENCELKIGDFGMARGLCTSPAEHQYFMTEYVATRWYRAPELMLSLHEYTQAIDLWSVGCIFGEMLARRQLFPGKNYVHQLQLIMMVLGTPSPAVIQAVGAERVRAYIQSLPPRQPVPWETVYPGADRQALSLLGRMLRFEPSARISAAAALRHPFLAKYHDPDDEPDCAPPFDFAFDREALTRERIKEAIVAEIEDFHARREGIRQQIRFQPSLQPVASEPGCPDVEMPSPWAPSGDCAMESPPPAPPPCPGPAPDTIDLTLQPPPPASEPAPPKKEGAISDNTKAALKAALLKSLRSRLRDGPSAPLEASEPRKPVTAQERQREREEKRRRRQERAKEREKRRQERERKERGAGASGGPSTDPLAGLVLSDNDRSLLERWTRMARPPAPAPTSVPAPAPVPTPTPAQPASPPPGPVAQPTGPQPQPQPVGSTSGPVPQPACPPPGPAAHPTGPPRPIPVPAPPQIATSTSLLAPQSLVPPPGLPGSNTPGVLPYFPPGLPPTDAGGAPQSSMSESPDVNLVTQQLSKSQVEDPLPPVFSGTPKGSGAGYGVGFDLEEFLNQSFDMGVADGPQDGQSDSASLSASLLADWLEGHGMNPADIESLQREIQMDSPMLLADLPDLQDP, from the exons ATGGAAAGTGACCTGCACCAGATCATCCACTCCTCACAGCCCCTCACACTGGAACACGTGCGGTACTTCCTGTACCAACTGCTGCGGGGCCTGAAGTACATGCACTCGGCTCAGGTCATCCACCGTGACCTCAAGCCCTCCAACCTATTGGTGAATGAGAACTGTGAGCTCAAGATTGGTGACTTTGGTATGGCTCGTGGCCTGTGCACCTCGCCCGCTGAACATCAGTACTTCATGACCGAGTATGTGGCCACGCGCTGGTACCGTGCCCCTGAGCTCATGCTCTCTTTGCATGAGTATACACAGGCTATTGACCTTTGGTCTGTGGGCTGCATCTTTGGTGAGATGCTGGCCCGGCGCCAGCTCTTCCCGGGCAAAAACTATGTACACCAGCTACAGCTCATCATGATGGTGCTGGGTACCCCATCACCAGCCGTGATTCAGGCTGTGGGGGCTGAGAGGGTGCGGGCCTATATCCAGAgcttgccaccacgccagccTGTGCCCTGGGAGACAGTGTACCCAGGTGCCGACCGTCAGGCCCTATCACTCCTGGGTCGCATGCTGCGTTTTGAGCCCAGCGCCCGCATCTCAGCAGCTGCTGCCCTTCGCCACCCTTTCCTGGCCAAGTACCATGATCCTGATGATGAGCCTGACTGTGCCCCGCCCTTTGACTTTGCCTTTGATCGTGAAGCCCTCACTCGGGAGCGCATTAAGGAGGCCATCGTGGCTGAGATTGAGGACTTCCATGCAAGGCGCGAGGGCATCCGCCAGCAGATCCGCTTCCAGCCTTCTCTCCAGCCTGTGGCTAGTGAACCTGGCTGTCCAGATGTTGAAATGCCCAGTCCCTGGGCTCCCAGTGGGGACTGTGCCATGGAGTCTCCCCCACCAGCCCCACCACCGTGCCCTGGCCCTGCACCTGACACCATTGATCTGACCCTGCAGCCACCCCCACCAGCCAGTGAGCCTGCCCCACCGAAGAAAGAGGGTGCCATCTCAGACAACACTAAGGCTGCCCTTAAAGCTGCCCTGCTCAAGTCTTTGAGAAGCCGGCTCAGAG ATGGCCCCAGCGCACCCCTGGAGGCTTCTGAGCCTCGGAAGCCGGTGACAGCCCAGGAGCGCCAGCGGGAGCGGGAGGagaagcggcggcggcggcaagAGCGAGCCAAGGAGCGGGAGAAACGGCGGCAGGAGCGGGAGCGAAAGGAACGGGGGGCCGGGGCCTCTGGGGGCCCCTCCACTGACCCTTTGGCTGGACTAGTGCTCAGCGACAATGACAGAAGCCTTTTGGAACGCTGGACTCGAATGGCCcgacccccagccccagccccgacCTCtgtgccagcccctgccccagtgCCAACGCCAACCCCAGCCCAACCTGCCAGTCCTCCTCCTGGCCCTGTAGCCCAGCCCACTGGCccacaaccacaaccacaaccTGTGGGCTCCACATCTGGCCCTGTACCCCAGCCTGCCTGCCCACCCCCTGGCCCTGCAGCCCACCCCACCGGCCCTCCTAGGCCCATCCCTGTCCCTGCGCCACCCCAGATTGCCACCTCTACCAGCCTCCTGGCTCCCCAGTCACTTGTGCCACCCCCTGGGTTGCCTGGCTCCAACACCCCAGGAGTTTTGCCTTACTTCCCACCTGGCCTGCCACCTACAGACGCCGGGGGAGCCCCTCAGTCTTCCATGTCAGAGTCACCTGATGTCAACCTAGTGACCCAGCAGCTATCTAAGTCACAG GTGGAGGACCCCCTGCCCCCTGTGTTCTCAGGCACACCAAAGGGCAGTGGGGCTGGCTACGGTGTTGGCTTTGACCTGGAGGAATTCTTAAACCAGTCTTTCGACATGGGCGTGGCTGATGGGCCACAGGATGG CCAGTCAGATTCAGCCTCACTCTCAGCCTCCCTGCTTGCTGACTGGCTCGAAGGCCATGGCATGAACCCTGCCGATATTGAGTCCCTGCAGCGTGAGATCCAGATGGACTCCCCAATGCTGCTGGCTGACCTGCCTGACCTCCAGGACCCCTGA